The following are encoded together in the Rhizobium tumorigenes genome:
- a CDS encoding type II toxin-antitoxin system RelE/ParE family toxin, producing MTKVRISTRAAGFIRAERTYLGRVNKRAAADVSRQLRHLQRTLSDYPNVGTPVIARGNVRRFVTPPYIVDYEVHPAEVAILMIWHGRQQGPDLDKNEGPEIPETE from the coding sequence ATGACCAAGGTGCGCATTTCGACGCGTGCCGCCGGGTTCATACGCGCCGAAAGAACGTATCTCGGGCGTGTTAACAAGCGCGCCGCTGCCGATGTGTCGCGGCAGTTGCGACATCTGCAGAGAACGCTGTCCGACTATCCGAATGTCGGGACACCGGTGATCGCGCGCGGCAACGTGCGGCGCTTCGTGACGCCGCCCTACATCGTCGACTATGAAGTCCATCCAGCTGAAGTCGCCATTCTCATGATCTGGCATGGGCGCCAGCAGGGACCCGATCTCGATAAAAACGAAGGTCCGGAAATTCCTGAAACGGAATAG
- a CDS encoding head-tail connector protein has translation MTYAQITPPSAEALTLAKVKAHLRLDTSDEDELIACLIAVAREHLERSTGLCLMTQRWRLYLDSICEDGVIPIARVPVQAIVAITVYDELGQSSIVPLEGYVLDGIRQPARLMLRQRLWSGRAVNGIEIDFVAGFGPTANDVPDTLKRAMLTHVAQMFSCRGVVGIEDQPALIPPGYDRLVAPFLLRSL, from the coding sequence ATGACCTATGCCCAGATCACTCCGCCCTCAGCGGAGGCATTGACGCTTGCCAAGGTGAAGGCACATCTGCGGCTGGATACGTCCGACGAGGACGAGCTCATTGCCTGCCTGATCGCGGTTGCCCGCGAGCATCTGGAGCGCAGCACCGGCCTTTGCCTGATGACCCAGCGCTGGCGTCTCTATCTTGATTCAATCTGTGAAGACGGCGTGATTCCGATTGCCAGAGTTCCGGTGCAAGCCATTGTTGCCATTACCGTTTATGACGAGCTCGGCCAGTCCTCGATAGTCCCGCTCGAAGGTTATGTGCTGGATGGCATCAGGCAACCGGCGCGGCTTATGCTCCGCCAGCGCCTGTGGTCAGGCCGCGCCGTCAACGGTATCGAAATCGATTTTGTCGCCGGTTTCGGCCCGACCGCCAACGATGTGCCGGACACGCTGAAGCGGGCGATGCTGACCCATGTGGCGCAGATGTTTTCGTGCCGCGGCGTCGTCGGCATCGAGGACCAGCCGGCGCTGATCCCGCCCGGCTACGACCGGCTGGTTGCGCCCTTCCTGCTCCGGAGCCTTTGA
- a CDS encoding HK97 family phage prohead protease: MTAPSVSARSPMGIDSCKFASLELRGLTRDGSFSGYASVFGEVDLGSDRVERGAFARSLATRGASGIRMLFQHDPSEPIGAWKTIREDERGLYVEGQLADGVARAREVHQLLKNSALDGLSIGFRTVRARTDAKSGVRRILEADLWEISVVTFPMLPSARVQNVKNARWFRDRETELVRHIRRAARHLMTETFKQG; the protein is encoded by the coding sequence ATGACCGCACCCAGCGTGTCTGCTCGATCCCCCATGGGTATCGACAGCTGCAAATTTGCCAGTCTCGAACTCAGGGGGCTCACCCGTGACGGCAGCTTTTCCGGCTATGCCAGCGTCTTCGGCGAGGTCGATCTCGGCAGCGATCGCGTCGAGCGCGGCGCCTTTGCCCGGTCGCTCGCCACGCGCGGTGCATCGGGCATCCGCATGCTGTTCCAGCACGACCCGTCCGAGCCGATCGGCGCCTGGAAGACCATCCGCGAGGATGAGCGCGGCCTCTATGTCGAGGGCCAGCTGGCCGATGGTGTGGCGCGCGCCCGCGAGGTGCATCAGCTCTTGAAAAATTCCGCCCTCGACGGGCTGTCCATCGGCTTCCGCACCGTCAGGGCTCGCACCGACGCAAAATCCGGCGTGCGGCGCATCCTGGAAGCCGACCTCTGGGAAATCTCGGTGGTCACCTTTCCGATGCTGCCGTCGGCCCGCGTCCAGAATGTCAAGAATGCGCGGTGGTTCCGCGACAGGGAGACCGAGCTTGTCCGCCACATCAGGCGGGCGGCCCGGCATTTGATGACCGAAACCTTCAAACAAGGATGA
- a CDS encoding gene transfer agent family protein encodes MLRPRTGARANRRRGEIEAEIDGERRILCLTLGALAELETAFAADDLAGLAARFSHGGLKASDLIRILGAGLRGGGNVYSDDDVAAAGIGGGIAATAAIVGNLLAATFLGDHEHISPGPR; translated from the coding sequence ATGCTGCGCCCGCGCACAGGTGCCCGCGCCAATCGCCGCCGCGGCGAGATCGAGGCCGAGATAGACGGCGAGCGCCGCATCCTCTGCCTGACGCTCGGCGCACTGGCCGAACTCGAAACCGCTTTCGCTGCCGACGATCTCGCCGGCCTGGCGGCAAGATTTTCGCATGGCGGCCTTAAGGCGTCCGATCTCATCCGCATCCTCGGCGCCGGCCTGCGGGGAGGCGGCAACGTCTATTCCGACGACGACGTCGCCGCAGCCGGCATCGGCGGCGGCATCGCTGCCACGGCGGCTATCGTCGGTAATCTGCTGGCGGCAACGTTTCTCGGCGATCACGAGCATATATCGCCGGGCCCTCGCTAG
- a CDS encoding NlpC/P60 family protein translates to MSQDVARQVLEIAESWIGTPYRHQGANKGVGCDCLGLVRGIWRELYGKDPELPPAYAQDWAERSGEERLLNAALRHFGQSGCLGDAKPGDLLLFRWRPEHAAKHAGILDHAGHFIHAYEQAAVIRSPFVPSWRRRVAATFRFPPR, encoded by the coding sequence ATGAGCCAAGATGTTGCACGACAGGTGCTGGAGATTGCCGAAAGCTGGATTGGCACGCCCTACAGGCACCAGGGCGCCAACAAAGGCGTCGGGTGCGATTGCCTCGGTCTCGTCAGGGGTATCTGGCGCGAACTCTACGGCAAAGATCCGGAGTTGCCTCCTGCCTACGCGCAAGACTGGGCGGAGCGCAGCGGCGAAGAACGTCTATTGAACGCAGCGCTTCGGCATTTCGGACAATCCGGGTGCCTCGGAGATGCAAAGCCGGGCGATCTCCTTCTGTTTCGCTGGCGACCGGAGCATGCTGCCAAGCATGCCGGTATTCTCGATCATGCCGGACATTTCATCCACGCCTACGAACAGGCAGCCGTGATCCGCTCGCCATTCGTACCTTCCTGGCGCAGACGGGTGGCCGCCACCTTCCGCTTCCCGCCGCGTTAG
- a CDS encoding phage tail tape measure protein: MTETTDLSDTNTQAQALKQTLDDLDSRSRSFGSALGSALASATTGGKGLDGVLQGLASRLTNIALSAGLKPLETALGGAADSLSSGIGKLFGFARGGVPGNVTAFADGGVVASPTYFPMGSDLGLMGEAGSEAILPLKRGSDGSLGVASSGGGGSSVVVNITTPDVQGFQKSQAQISAMLARTALRGQRNL; the protein is encoded by the coding sequence ATGACCGAAACAACCGATCTCTCAGACACCAACACGCAGGCGCAGGCCTTGAAGCAGACCCTCGACGACCTCGACAGCCGCTCACGGTCGTTCGGTTCGGCGCTCGGCAGCGCACTGGCGTCTGCCACCACCGGCGGCAAGGGGCTCGACGGCGTGTTGCAGGGTCTTGCCAGCCGACTGACCAACATCGCCCTGTCAGCCGGGTTGAAGCCGCTCGAAACGGCACTCGGCGGCGCTGCCGACAGCCTGAGCAGCGGCATCGGCAAGCTGTTCGGCTTTGCGAGGGGTGGCGTACCCGGGAACGTAACGGCCTTTGCCGACGGCGGTGTCGTCGCCTCGCCAACCTATTTTCCGATGGGCAGCGATCTCGGCCTGATGGGCGAGGCGGGCTCCGAAGCGATCCTGCCGCTGAAGCGCGGCTCCGACGGCTCGCTCGGGGTGGCGAGTTCAGGCGGCGGCGGTTCGTCCGTTGTCGTCAACATCACCACGCCGGATGTCCAGGGCTTCCAGAAAAGCCAGGCGCAGATTTCAGCCATGCTGGCGCGCACGGCACTGCGCGGCCAGCGCAATCTTTGA
- a CDS encoding DUF3168 domain-containing protein, with the protein MRSAANELLQAIHTALAGSVSLTEMIGIDGIRDRLVTGRQLPCIVVSELASNDYSTSTEPGEEHFLTLQVWSDAAGQRQAQQIAAIVGSLLQDASLPLATYALVNFRHLATKARREPKTRLFCAEMRFRAVTE; encoded by the coding sequence ATGAGATCCGCTGCCAACGAGTTGCTGCAGGCCATCCATACCGCGCTTGCCGGCAGCGTATCCCTGACAGAGATGATCGGTATCGACGGTATTCGCGATCGGCTTGTCACGGGCCGGCAATTGCCGTGCATCGTCGTCTCCGAACTCGCCAGCAACGATTATTCGACATCCACCGAGCCCGGAGAGGAGCATTTTCTGACGCTGCAGGTCTGGTCCGATGCTGCCGGCCAGCGACAGGCGCAGCAGATCGCCGCCATCGTCGGCAGCCTCCTGCAGGACGCGTCCCTGCCACTTGCCACCTACGCGCTGGTCAATTTCCGCCATCTCGCAACGAAGGCAAGGCGCGAGCCGAAGACGCGGCTGTTTTGCGCCGAGATGCGGTTTCGGGCGGTGACGGAATAG
- a CDS encoding TIGR02217 family protein — MTLAFHDIRFPLRLSLATSGGPVRRTDIVNLSNGRESRNSRWRDARRSYDAGSGVRSVADLYEVLAFFEARSGQLSGFRFRDPIDFASAPPGAPLTAFDQLIGTGDGTTTSFALTKTYADMAGQSVRAIAKPVAGSVLVAVGGIAVPPAGVSCDPTTGIVVFASHAIPAAGVLVTAGFAFDVPVRFAIDRIDISLSAFQAGRIPSIPLVEILP, encoded by the coding sequence ATGACCCTCGCATTCCACGATATCCGCTTTCCGCTGCGCCTGTCGCTGGCCACCAGCGGCGGGCCGGTGCGGCGAACCGATATCGTCAACCTGTCGAACGGCCGCGAAAGCCGTAACAGCCGCTGGCGCGATGCCCGCCGCAGCTACGATGCCGGCTCGGGCGTCCGCTCTGTCGCCGATCTGTATGAGGTACTGGCATTCTTCGAGGCCCGCAGCGGCCAGCTCTCCGGCTTCCGGTTTCGCGATCCCATCGACTTCGCATCGGCACCGCCCGGCGCACCGCTGACGGCCTTCGACCAGCTAATCGGCACGGGTGACGGCACGACGACCAGTTTCGCGCTTACGAAGACCTATGCCGATATGGCCGGGCAGTCCGTGCGCGCAATCGCAAAGCCGGTGGCCGGCTCCGTGCTGGTGGCCGTCGGAGGCATCGCCGTTCCGCCCGCCGGCGTCTCCTGCGATCCGACGACAGGCATTGTCGTCTTTGCAAGCCACGCCATTCCGGCGGCGGGTGTTTTAGTGACCGCCGGTTTTGCCTTCGATGTCCCCGTACGATTTGCCATCGACCGCATCGATATCAGCCTGTCCGCCTTTCAGGCGGGCCGCATCCCTTCCATTCCCCTGGTGGAGATCTTGCCATGA
- a CDS encoding DUF6107 family protein, translating to MAHLPGDTSMWATRLVGASAGAAVSLIYLLPKTRREAAMRFFTGLACGLIFGGPTGVWASERLNVSHVLAASDIMLAGSAAASLCAWWALGILSRLADRYGQKHDA from the coding sequence ATGGCGCACCTTCCGGGCGATACTTCGATGTGGGCGACGAGGCTCGTCGGCGCTTCGGCGGGGGCGGCTGTGTCGCTGATCTATCTGCTGCCGAAGACCCGTCGCGAGGCAGCAATGCGTTTTTTCACGGGCCTTGCCTGTGGCCTGATCTTCGGCGGTCCGACAGGCGTTTGGGCGTCCGAGCGGCTCAATGTCTCGCATGTGCTGGCAGCATCGGACATCATGCTTGCCGGCTCCGCCGCCGCCAGCCTCTGCGCCTGGTGGGCCCTCGGCATCCTGTCGCGGCTTGCCGACCGCTACGGCCAGAAACACGACGCCTGA
- a CDS encoding phage major capsid protein, producing the protein MSEQTATAPRGGAMEIKTVPETVGAAFEEFMEAFEAFKDVNDRRLGEIEGKLTSDVVTREKVDRINKAMDDHNKVLDQLVLKKGRPPLGRSLSGSVDAAEHKAAFETYIRRGDASGLREIEAKALSVGSNGDGGYLVPDQTDTEIGRRLSVVSPIRALATVRQVSGSVLKKPFTTQGLASGWVSETAARPQTTAPQLAELTFPTMELYAMPAATQALLDDAAVDIENWISSEVDIVFAEQEGTAFVTGDGVAKPKGFLAYPSVADAGWSWGNLGYIATGAAGAFRTAGPTDVLIDAVYAVKAGHRQNGNFVMNRRSQATIRKFKDADGNYLWRAPSAAGQPASLMGFPITEAEDMPDIAADAPAIAFGDFRAGYLVVDRTGIRVLRDPYSAKPYVLFYTTKRVGGGVQDFEAIKLIKFSVS; encoded by the coding sequence ATGAGCGAGCAGACAGCGACGGCACCGCGCGGTGGTGCAATGGAAATCAAGACAGTGCCGGAAACCGTGGGGGCAGCCTTCGAGGAATTCATGGAGGCGTTCGAAGCCTTCAAGGATGTCAACGACCGGCGCCTCGGCGAGATCGAGGGCAAGCTGACATCGGACGTGGTGACGCGCGAAAAGGTTGACCGCATCAACAAGGCGATGGACGATCACAATAAGGTCCTCGACCAGCTGGTGCTGAAAAAGGGCCGCCCGCCGCTCGGTCGCAGCCTTTCAGGCTCCGTCGATGCCGCCGAACACAAGGCGGCCTTCGAAACCTATATTCGCCGTGGCGACGCGTCGGGATTGCGCGAGATCGAAGCCAAGGCGCTGTCGGTCGGTTCCAACGGGGACGGCGGCTATCTGGTGCCCGACCAGACCGACACCGAGATCGGTCGCCGCCTGTCGGTGGTCTCGCCGATCCGCGCGCTGGCGACGGTTCGCCAGGTGTCCGGCTCCGTCCTGAAGAAGCCGTTCACCACGCAGGGGCTCGCCTCCGGCTGGGTGTCGGAAACTGCCGCCCGGCCTCAGACCACCGCGCCGCAGCTGGCCGAGCTGACCTTCCCGACCATGGAACTCTATGCCATGCCGGCCGCCACCCAGGCGCTGCTCGACGATGCCGCCGTCGACATCGAGAACTGGATTTCCAGCGAGGTCGACATCGTCTTTGCCGAGCAGGAAGGCACCGCCTTCGTCACCGGCGATGGCGTCGCCAAGCCGAAAGGGTTTCTGGCGTACCCATCGGTAGCGGATGCCGGCTGGAGCTGGGGTAATCTCGGCTATATCGCCACCGGTGCTGCCGGTGCCTTTCGCACCGCCGGGCCGACGGACGTGCTGATCGATGCCGTCTACGCTGTGAAGGCCGGCCATCGCCAGAACGGCAATTTCGTCATGAACCGCCGCAGCCAGGCAACCATCCGCAAGTTCAAGGATGCCGATGGCAACTATCTGTGGCGGGCGCCGTCTGCCGCCGGACAGCCGGCCTCGCTGATGGGCTTCCCGATTACCGAAGCGGAGGACATGCCGGATATCGCCGCCGATGCGCCGGCCATTGCCTTCGGCGATTTCCGCGCCGGCTACCTCGTCGTTGACCGCACCGGCATCCGCGTCCTGCGCGATCCCTATTCAGCCAAACCCTACGTGCTGTTCTACACCACCAAGCGCGTCGGCGGCGGAGTGCAGGATTTCGAGGCGATCAAGCTGATCAAGTTCTCTGTCAGCTGA
- a CDS encoding CopG family ribbon-helix-helix protein has protein sequence MTKPVLSDPIALRIPEDILKNIETIAKVSERSRSWVIVRALKYYLMQEGNDILQIMAAQEEVEAGNVMDLDDLLAEFEVEGETQPMRKENAA, from the coding sequence ATGACAAAGCCCGTCCTCTCCGACCCCATCGCCCTGCGCATTCCGGAAGACATCCTGAAGAACATCGAAACCATCGCCAAGGTCTCCGAGCGCAGCCGCAGCTGGGTGATCGTCAGGGCGCTGAAATATTACCTGATGCAGGAAGGAAACGACATCCTGCAGATCATGGCGGCCCAGGAAGAAGTCGAGGCTGGCAATGTGATGGACCTGGACGACCTGCTTGCGGAGTTTGAGGTCGAAGGCGAAACGCAGCCGATGCGCAAGGAAAATGCGGCATGA
- a CDS encoding phage head closure protein, with protein sequence MRSTFFDPGRMTARLNLEAPLETPDGQGGVTRTFVETASCWALIEPVSGSVEEEASSEIFRRTHLIWLRWRADVVPGMRLSKGSRLFFIGGTQDPDDSRRYLICHCQEKSV encoded by the coding sequence ATGCGCTCGACCTTCTTCGACCCCGGCCGCATGACCGCCCGCCTCAATCTGGAGGCGCCGCTCGAAACGCCTGATGGCCAGGGTGGCGTTACCCGGACCTTTGTCGAGACGGCATCGTGCTGGGCGCTGATCGAGCCGGTCAGCGGGTCGGTGGAAGAGGAAGCGTCGAGCGAGATATTCAGGCGCACGCACCTGATCTGGCTGCGCTGGCGCGCCGATGTCGTGCCCGGCATGCGGCTGAGCAAGGGCAGCCGGCTGTTCTTTATCGGCGGCACGCAGGACCCTGACGATAGCCGCCGGTATCTGATCTGTCATTGCCAGGAGAAGTCGGTATGA
- a CDS encoding rcc01693 family protein, translating into MAGPSLAAAGEAADGADRARPTAFPWHRALHVGLCLLRLPPVIFWAMTPIEFHAMAGGLSPRSSSLDRAGLAAMMVLFPD; encoded by the coding sequence ATCGCCGGGCCCTCGCTAGCCGCAGCAGGCGAGGCAGCCGACGGGGCCGACAGGGCAAGGCCAACAGCCTTTCCCTGGCATCGTGCCCTGCATGTCGGCCTCTGCCTGCTGCGGCTTCCCCCCGTCATATTCTGGGCGATGACGCCCATTGAATTCCATGCCATGGCCGGAGGCCTGTCGCCGCGCAGTTCGTCGCTCGACCGCGCCGGACTGGCCGCAATGATGGTGCTCTTTCCGGACTGA
- a CDS encoding MFS transporter, translating to MPKAFSPRSAQIVAVLSITQLVSWGTSFDMLGVMGRIVAPDLGLPNEVIFSGLTLMMVVSGLCSPVTGRWIGRYGAARVLAASSIVFALGLLLLSAANGIVVYGIAWLVIGFGGALGLNAPAYAAVIEREGMNGKRIITIMMLFTGLSATLFWPILTLLNAHLGWRGTYVACAALHLCLCLPLYLFALPKPVVAARGEPGHLTPPVPLSPAGRRKAFLLIAAATTISTFVTFGLAPSLLEIFRQYGASPALALQLGSARGVIGISARLMDMLLGRRGSPVLSAIIGIGLMVTSFLLLLLFGASTAQLVIFTLLFGFGSGVMAVARALLPLALFSPSEYGLHAARLSLPQNLANATAPVVFTAVLDYAGAPTALGVCVVLSSGALMLILALGLLVRRATAVGAVLAQA from the coding sequence ATGCCCAAAGCTTTTTCACCGCGTTCGGCACAGATCGTTGCCGTCCTCAGCATCACGCAGCTTGTCAGCTGGGGCACCAGCTTCGACATGCTCGGCGTCATGGGGCGCATCGTCGCGCCCGATCTCGGCCTTCCCAACGAGGTGATCTTTTCCGGCCTGACCTTGATGATGGTGGTCAGCGGCCTCTGCAGCCCGGTAACGGGTCGCTGGATTGGCCGCTACGGCGCGGCCCGCGTGCTCGCAGCCTCGTCGATCGTCTTTGCCCTCGGCCTGCTGCTGCTTTCGGCGGCAAATGGCATCGTCGTCTACGGGATCGCCTGGCTTGTCATCGGGTTCGGCGGTGCGCTCGGGCTGAACGCGCCAGCCTATGCCGCCGTCATCGAGCGCGAGGGGATGAACGGCAAGCGCATCATCACCATCATGATGCTGTTTACCGGCCTGTCGGCCACCCTTTTCTGGCCAATCCTGACCTTGCTCAACGCCCATCTCGGATGGCGGGGGACCTATGTCGCCTGCGCCGCCCTGCACCTTTGTCTTTGCCTGCCGCTTTATCTGTTTGCCCTGCCGAAGCCTGTCGTCGCGGCAAGAGGCGAACCCGGACACCTGACGCCGCCTGTACCGCTGTCACCGGCAGGCCGGCGCAAGGCTTTCCTGCTGATCGCGGCGGCCACGACGATATCCACCTTCGTGACCTTCGGGCTGGCCCCGTCGCTGCTCGAGATCTTCCGGCAATACGGTGCGTCGCCGGCGCTGGCGCTGCAACTCGGCTCGGCACGCGGCGTCATCGGTATCTCCGCGCGGCTGATGGACATGCTGCTTGGCCGGCGCGGCAGCCCGGTGCTGAGCGCCATCATCGGGATAGGCCTGATGGTCACGAGCTTCCTGCTCCTGCTGCTTTTCGGAGCGTCGACGGCGCAGCTTGTCATCTTCACGCTGTTGTTCGGGTTCGGCTCAGGTGTCATGGCGGTCGCACGCGCGCTGCTGCCTCTGGCACTGTTTTCGCCAAGCGAGTACGGCCTGCATGCCGCGCGATTGTCGCTGCCGCAAAACCTCGCCAATGCCACCGCCCCTGTGGTCTTCACCGCAGTCCTCGACTATGCCGGAGCGCCTACGGCGCTTGGCGTGTGTGTCGTTCTCTCGTCAGGCGCACTCATGCTGATCCTGGCGCTCGGCCTGCTGGTGCGGCGGGCAACGGCAGTGGGTGCCGTTCTGGCGCAGGCGTAA
- a CDS encoding DUF2163 domain-containing protein, translated as MRTIDPALAAHLAGDATTLCHCWRVIRRDGIVLGFTDHDHDLDFLYTRYLAASGFAASDGEEQAGLPATTSDVTGGFSSDAISEADLAAGRYDAARVEVYLVNWSAPDQHLLLKVQEIGAVTRQIGQFQAELRSFAAHLSEPQGRIYNRRCDATVGDPRCGIDLALPQYRAEGLVSSVEEATRMTLTGIAGFADGYFARGSLVFLDGRNSGKAADVDSHSTIGAVTQLTLWLPLSNAPEIGTRVALTAGCDKAFTTCRAKFANTANFRGCPHVPGADFAYTYADGTSLHDGSPLFP; from the coding sequence ATGAGAACGATCGATCCGGCGCTGGCGGCCCATCTCGCCGGCGATGCCACAACGCTCTGCCATTGCTGGCGCGTCATCCGCCGCGACGGTATCGTTCTCGGCTTCACCGACCACGACCATGACCTTGATTTTCTGTATACACGTTATCTCGCAGCAAGCGGTTTTGCAGCCAGCGACGGCGAGGAACAGGCCGGATTGCCAGCAACCACAAGCGATGTCACCGGAGGTTTCTCCAGCGATGCCATTTCCGAGGCCGACCTCGCCGCCGGCCGCTACGACGCGGCTCGTGTCGAGGTCTATCTCGTCAACTGGTCCGCCCCCGACCAGCATCTCCTCCTGAAGGTGCAGGAGATCGGCGCTGTCACCCGCCAGATCGGCCAGTTCCAGGCGGAGTTGCGCAGCTTTGCCGCCCACCTTTCCGAGCCGCAGGGCCGCATCTACAACCGCCGCTGCGATGCCACCGTCGGCGACCCCAGGTGCGGCATCGATCTCGCCTTGCCGCAATACCGTGCCGAGGGACTTGTCTCCTCCGTGGAAGAAGCAACCAGGATGACGCTAACCGGCATTGCCGGGTTCGCCGACGGCTATTTCGCCCGAGGCAGCCTGGTCTTTCTCGATGGGCGAAACAGTGGCAAGGCCGCCGATGTCGATAGCCATTCGACCATCGGCGCGGTAACGCAACTGACCCTTTGGCTGCCCCTTTCAAACGCGCCCGAGATCGGCACCCGCGTTGCGCTGACGGCCGGCTGCGACAAGGCGTTCACCACCTGCCGCGCCAAGTTTGCCAATACTGCTAATTTTCGCGGCTGCCCGCACGTGCCGGGCGCCGACTTTGCCTACACCTATGCGGACGGTACGAGCCTGCACGACGGGAGCCCGTTGTTTCCATGA
- a CDS encoding phage portal protein, protein MKLPFTLPWRSTAGRRAVAEHKASGSMMTLTSEGRAHWTGRSYAALAREGFMKNPVAHRSVRLVAEAAASVSWLLYEGDREVGEHPLLSLMRQPNGRMAGPDFFEALHGHLLLSGNAYVEPLMVGGTLRELHLLRPDRVAIVEGRDGWPEAYEYRVGGLVRRFAAESDGLTLLHLKLFHPLDDHLGFPPLAAAQVALDLHNASSTWNKALLDNSARPSGALVYQPKEGGNLSPDQYERLKQELDEGYSGPMRAGRPLLLEGGLDWKSMGLSPKDMDFVEARNGAARDIALAFGVPPMLLGIPGDNTYANYQEANRAFYRLTVLPLLTRTASALSLWFATAYGEGLRLEPDLDKIAGLAAERSELWARVGQADFLTDAEKRQAVGY, encoded by the coding sequence ATGAAACTCCCGTTCACCCTGCCGTGGCGTTCCACGGCGGGCCGCAGGGCTGTGGCCGAGCACAAGGCAAGCGGCTCGATGATGACGTTGACGTCCGAGGGTCGGGCGCACTGGACGGGGCGGTCCTATGCGGCGCTGGCGCGTGAGGGGTTCATGAAGAACCCTGTGGCGCATCGTTCGGTGCGGCTGGTGGCGGAGGCGGCGGCATCTGTCTCCTGGCTGCTCTACGAGGGCGACCGGGAGGTTGGCGAGCATCCGTTGCTGTCGCTGATGCGACAGCCGAATGGGCGCATGGCGGGCCCGGATTTCTTCGAGGCGCTGCACGGCCATTTGCTTCTGTCGGGCAATGCCTATGTCGAGCCGCTGATGGTCGGCGGCACCTTGCGCGAGCTGCACCTGCTGCGGCCGGATCGTGTCGCCATCGTCGAGGGCCGCGATGGCTGGCCGGAAGCCTATGAATACCGCGTTGGCGGCCTCGTGCGCCGCTTTGCTGCCGAGAGCGATGGCCTGACGCTGCTGCACCTGAAACTTTTTCATCCGCTCGACGACCATCTCGGCTTTCCGCCGCTGGCGGCTGCCCAGGTGGCGCTCGATCTTCACAATGCCTCCTCGACCTGGAACAAGGCGTTGCTCGACAACTCGGCGCGGCCATCGGGGGCGCTCGTCTACCAGCCGAAGGAGGGTGGAAACCTTTCGCCGGACCAGTACGAGCGGCTGAAACAGGAACTCGACGAAGGCTATTCCGGGCCTATGCGGGCCGGCCGGCCGCTGCTTCTCGAAGGCGGGCTGGACTGGAAGTCGATGGGCCTGTCGCCGAAGGACATGGATTTCGTCGAGGCCCGCAATGGCGCTGCCCGTGATATCGCGTTGGCCTTCGGGGTGCCGCCGATGTTGCTCGGCATCCCCGGCGACAACACCTATGCCAACTACCAGGAGGCCAATCGCGCCTTCTACCGGTTGACCGTCCTGCCGCTGCTCACCCGCACCGCCTCGGCTCTCTCCCTGTGGTTTGCCACGGCCTATGGCGAAGGACTGCGGCTGGAGCCGGATCTCGACAAGATCGCCGGCCTTGCCGCCGAACGCAGCGAACTCTGGGCCCGTGTCGGCCAGGCGGATTTCCTGACAGACGCCGAAAAGCGCCAGGCGGTGGGTTATTGA
- a CDS encoding phage major tail protein, TP901-1 family, which yields MVAQKGKDLLLKIDNGGAYETVAGLRSKKLSFNAETVDITDAESAGRWRELLGGAGVQRAGLSGSGLFKDHASDALIRTAFFNGSILSWQIVIPDFGTVSGAFQVSALDYGGEHNGEVTFDIALESAGVITFGVL from the coding sequence ATGGTCGCGCAGAAGGGCAAGGACCTGCTGTTGAAGATCGACAATGGCGGCGCTTACGAGACGGTGGCGGGCCTGCGCAGCAAAAAGCTGTCGTTCAATGCCGAGACGGTGGATATCACCGATGCCGAGAGCGCCGGGCGGTGGCGCGAGCTTCTTGGCGGCGCCGGCGTCCAGCGCGCCGGGCTCTCCGGTTCAGGCCTGTTCAAGGATCATGCCTCGGACGCGCTGATCCGCACCGCCTTCTTCAACGGATCGATCCTTTCCTGGCAGATCGTCATTCCCGATTTCGGCACAGTCAGCGGTGCGTTCCAGGTATCGGCGCTCGATTATGGCGGCGAGCACAATGGCGAGGTCACCTTCGATATCGCACTGGAATCCGCAGGCGTCATCACCTTCGGGGTGCTGTGA